ATCGAACACAGATGGACACAGATAGATTATTCGTTTGCATTTATTTCAAACTATGTTTTTTATTTTCCGAAATTCATAGAAGGGGTTTGGTAGTTATATATAGCGCTTAACGATCTATAACTAACTTCTTATAACTAACCTATGGGCAATATAGCCCCACTCTTTCTTAGCAAAAAACCCAGTCATCGTGACTGGGTTTTTGTATTACAGGACATACCAAAGATTATGCAGGATTGGTTTGCATTCTGTTCTGTAGCAAGTTGATGATTGCAGCTTTTTCTAAGATTCCGACTAGTATGCCATTGTCACGAATCACAGCTAGTGAAGACAATCTTTGTTGTTCGAGTCGTTGGATGACTTCTAACAGGGGTTGGTCGGATTTTACAGTGCTAGACGCTTCGATTGGTCGCATGATCTGTTTGATTTGAGTTGCTGTCCACTGTCCTACAGGAATTGATCGCAGATCATCAATATTGATTGTTCCCAATAGTTGTCCGTTGTCATCTGTAACTAAGAAGCGATTCCAGTTTTGCCATTTAAATAAACGTTCATCAGCAAATTCCCTGAGGGTAAGATGAGCAAAGACGATTGGGCTATCAAGAGTGACTGCATCTGCTGCTGTCAATCCTGTAAGTTGTTCTTGCACCCTAGCAAATTGGGCTGCGTTACCAGCATTTTGCAGCAAGAAGAAACCGATTAATAAGTTCCAGAAGCTAGCAAAGCTACCAAATAATATTAGTGGTAGTAAACCAGAGGCGATCGCTATCCAACCAAAGATTTGTCCAACTCGGCTGGCAAAAACCACACCTTTGTAAGGATTACCTGTAATCTTCCATACAATAGCTTTTAGTATATTGCCCCCGTCTAAAGGCAAGCCAGGAATGAGGTTAAATAGCGCTAATGCCAAATTTACAGTAGCAACTACAGTAAGAATCGCTGCTAATGGCCCAGATACCGCAGTCCCAAAACCAATAGCTGTAAAGATACCGAATAGAATTAAGCTTACTAAAGGACCAGCGATCGCTACCCAAAAAGCTTCAGCCGGAGTTTTCGATTCTTTTTCTAAGCTTGCCAATCCACCAAATATAAATAATGTAATTGATTTGACATCAATTCCTTGACGCATGGCAACAAAGCTGTGTCCTAGTTCATGAGCAACCACAGAGCTGAATAACAGTAGCGCTGTCATTAATCCTAGTAGCAAAGCTAACCCCGCCCCTAGCTGGGGAAATTGTGCCACTAGTCCACCGCTATAACTCCAAGTTACTAAACCCAAGACTAAAAACCAGGACGGATGGATATAAAAGGGAATCCCAAACAGGTTGCCAACGCGAATTGTGTTATTCATGCTGTTTACCTTTGATTTCAGCCACTAGAGGTTTTTGTTCCTCTTGATAGTTCTATCGTAACGAAATATTAAGCAATTTTAATCTTAGTTACTGTAGTGGTGTCCGTCCCTCTAGGTGCGGTTTGGCGACTTTTAGGAGAGTTGGGAAGCAAGTGGGGGACAAGCGTAAACAACAAGATCCCCGACTTCTTGGAGAAGTCGGAGATCTGAGCCGCGTAAGTCCTGTATTGAAAATAAAACTATAAATAATTTATAGTAATTACTTTTATAATTATTAAAGAAATAGAATTTTTGTATTTATCATTTACAGAAATAGTATCAATTGTTTTCATAAACTGGAATAGGAACTCTTTGGTAAATAAAATTTAAAATTTATTAGGTATTAAAACTTCATTTTCATAAGATTTGTATTTGTTAAAGACTACCACCTGTTTATATTCATATACTGGTTTTATTCCCAATCGTTTGCATGTTGCACGAGGAGGCCCAAAATGGTTCACACATACGAGGTATTAGTTGATATTAGAGAATATAGTGATCAGCTAAGCACTGGCTTTCAAAGCGGAACCACACGTTACGAAATTGATGCAGAGTCAAGAGAAAAAGCAGATGGTATGGCATTTCAACAGGCTAAAACTGACCATCCAAAAGGCACTGAATATGATATTAGAGTAACTAGGTTACTCAGATAAAACAAAATTTGAATTGTGCGTATTATTAATATCAAGCAGCGTAGTGGTGTCTACGCTGCTATTAAAAATTCAAATAATTTACTTAAAATTCGGGAATACAGAGTATTGGCTCTGTAGCTACTAATAACATCGAGCGATCGCTGTTATTTAGTATAAATCTCCTAATTTTTAAACTCTATACTCTATCTCACCACACTAGTAACACAGTGTGGTTTTATATCTGCAATTAGTCTTGGCTTCCGTTTAAATATAGTAGACCTCTTGCACGAATATTTGTAGTACTCCCCTTAGTCCCCCCTTGTCAAGGGGGAAAACAATATATTAACTCCCTCCACTTAGTAAGGGGAGGGTTGGGGTGAGGTTTTGAGGATTCATGCAAGAGGTCTAGTGGTTCATTTTGGTTATAAGCATCCACAAAGCTTCCATAGTCGTATAGCTTGGTTCAAGTGGCTATAGTCTGTATTACCTCTAAAAAATTTTGTAAAACAGTAGAAGAGCGATCGCGCCGCCAAACAGCCACTATCTCTAAAGTTGGTGTTTGTTCTTGAATTGCTCTATAAATAACACCTTTGCGTCCAATATTTTGGGCATTTGCTGGTAGCAAAGCGACTCCAACTCCACCAGCTACTAAGCTGAGTATAGTTAGCATCAATGTTGCTTCTTGAATCTCTTTCGGAACAAATTCTATCTGTTTCCAAAAGCTAACAATAGATTCATACAAGCTGTAAGGGAGATGAGATGGCGGTAAAATAAAAGACTCATCGCTCAGAGATTTTAAGGAAATTTCCTGCTGAGTAACAAAAGGATGATTTTCTGGAAGAGCAAGAACCAAGGATTCTTCTTGAATTTTCTTGACACATAATGTTTCGTCTTGACTGTTCAGAGATGACCAGTGCATTAAACCAATATCAATTTGTTGTGTTTGTAGTCCTTCTATCAAACTGTAGGCTGTACGTTCTTGTAAAATAAGTTTTACTTTAGGAAAATAATTCCGAAATTTCCTCAGGAGATCAGGTAAAACACTATTAGAAACTGAGCTATTGAAGCCTACTATCAGCCTTCCAATTGTACCTTGACTTGCTTGTTGTGCTGTCTCAATAGCATGGTTAACCTGAGCTAAGATTAAACGAGCTTGCTTAAGAAACTCTACTCCTGCATTTGTTAACCTTAGTGGACGTTTCTGGCGATCAAACAGTTTCACCTTTAATTTTGTCTCTAAATCTTTGAGTTGTTGACTGAGATTAGGTTGAGCCATATGTAACTCTTCAGCCACCTCACTAATGCTACAGTTTTTGTTTTCGGCTACAGCAATAAAGTAACGCAAGTGTCGCAACTCAAAATCTTGTAAGCGCTGAATTTCCATTGTTTATCAACTTCAACAATATATGATTTTTTATATATTATTATGCACAAACTATGCTAGCACTCATACTAAAATCTTCTTTATAATAACAACATAATTCGCTGAATTATTGAAAAAATAATCAATTATATTATTGCTTTAACAAGAACTAAAGGAGTTTTTTATGTCTTGTCAATCAATAAAAAAAGTTGCTGTTATTGGTGGAACTCACGGTAATGAATTAACTGGAGTTTACCTAATTAAAAAGTTTCAAAAATTTCCCCAGTTGATTGAACGAGCAAATTTTACTACTCTCACTTTACTAGCTAATCCCAAAGCTGTAGAAGTGGGTAGAAGATACATAGATACCGACTTAAATCGATGTTTTCAACCTGAAGATTTACAAAATCCGCATCTCATTAATTATGAACAAATACGAGCCAAACAAATTGCTCAGCATTTGCATCAAGAAAAAGTTGACTTTATTATCGATCTACACAGTTCAACTGCTCATATGGGAGTCACAATAATTTTGAATAATGATAATAGTTTCTTGCTACATCTAGCTGCCTATTTGAGTACAGTTAACCCGTTAGTCAAAATACTACAATATTCACAAAAACAAAAACCCTCTTATCTTAGGAGTCTTTGTGAATTAGGATTAGCAATAGAAGTAGGCCCAGTTCCCCAAGGTGTTTTAAATGGATATTTATTCTTACAAACAGAATTAGTGCTTTGTCAGATATTAGATTATATACAAAATAATAACCAGGGAATAAAACAGCCTATTGATAATAGTTTTTTGATTTATAAACAGGTAGAAACAATAGACTATCCAAGGAATGAGCAAGGAGAATTAAAAGCGATGGTTGCACCTCAACTTAAAGATTATGAGCCGCTTTATCCAAACTCTCCTATGTTTTTGGGATTTGATGGACAGGAAATCAGCTATCAAGGAAATTCGATTTGTTATCCCGTTTTTCTTGCTGAAGCTGCCTATCTTGAGAAACAAATCGCTATGTGTTTAACTATTCAGCAACAGGTGACTCTTTCAGATAATTTCGGTGAATAATTTATGCTTACTTTAATCTATATACAGCAAATTTCATCTGAGTGAGGTACAGAAGAACCCCACCCGCGCTGCGCGCCCCCTCTCCGCTTGTGCTTGGGGTTGGGGAAGTTGTACTCTATTTAGATGCAAAAGGCTGTATTTGCCGAAATAAACAATTGCTGCGCTTTAGCGTTAGCTGTAGTTTCTGTTTTGATAGGTTTAAGTTGAGTCCATTGTTCAGACTGGGAACGCTGTTGTCTAAGTCTTCTATAGTAGAACATCATACGACAATCGTCAACAGACGTACGATAATTTATAATAAATAGAAAACGATGATTTACTAGAGGTGGACACTGTGAAAGTCAGACGCTATGTAGAAATTAAAGTTGAAGGATTAGGAGCAAAAATTAGACAAGCTAGAAAAGCTGATGGGCGTTCAGTCGAGGTTTTGGCAGGAGAAGCTCAAATTAGCCGAGCTTACTGGCATGATATTGAAGCGGAACGGATACGGGATACTTTACCTGAAGATACCCTGAGAAAGATTGAGCGAGTGCTTAATATTGATTTAGGAGTAAAATTTGATGATTAATCCTTCAATCAACAACTCTTTAAACTGCTCTCACCCTAGATGTTTCTACAGGAGCGATCGCCTGCTCGATTTGAATTGCGATACAGGTTGTAGTATCTGGTAATTTTGCTGCCATTGTTCAGATAGTTACTCCATGCTTCTGGGTGTATTGACTACTTGATGCATTCTCCAAGGAAGACCACGATATCTGCCGATAATTTCTCCCTCTTGAACTTCAACACTTACATCTGTTGCTTGGTAGTAACTACCACGATATTTATGTGTTGCTTCATGCTCAATTTTTGGAGCTTGGGAACTAATTACTTCCTGGTTATAACCATTGTTGAATTGTTCTTGTTCTTTTTCCTGCTGCTTCAGTTTGTACTCGTTTTGTTGTAGTAGTTTTTTGGTACTAACGAGAACGACTACTAGTAACAAAAGCTGTACTTGCCAAGGCGCTAATATCAAGCCTAAAACTAGGCTAACAGCGGCTACTACACCTATAATCTGCCCGATTTCATCGGTGCTTTTCTTAAAAATATAGGCAGTTACTAGACCAGTAAAAAGTGGTATCAAAAACAACAAGGCCATTTTTCTTTCACCTCTGAACTAAACCAGAAGCGCTAATTTTTAGTATTTTAATATTGGGGCTGAAGTTTAAAGACGTGTAGTAATTATACACTCATGTTGTTTTTAAGTCATAATGCGCTACTCAATAAACAACAACACCGTTAATAAGGATTCCAAAAAAGTCTAATATATTAGCTTATCATCATACGCTTGCATAATCAAAGCTATCTAAGGTATTACCTTGATGGAGTAGCTTTTCTGACTGACACCCAATGCTGAACATTCCTCAACTACTGGCAACTGAACTTAACCTCAAAGCCTATCAGGTGCAAAATGCCCTAGAACTCCTGGCTGAGGGTGCAACTATTCCCTTCATTGCACGTTACCGCAAAGAACGCACTGGGGAAATGAATGAAGTCCAACTGCGCGACTTAGCAGATAGACATACCTACTTGACAGAACTAGAAGAACGAAAATCGGTAATTTTAAATGCGATCGCTGAACAAGGTAAACTCACTGACGAACTCAAAGCAAAAATCACAGCTTGTTTACAAAAAACAGAACTGGAAGATTTGTATTTACCCTTCCGTCCTAAGCGTCGTACCCGCGCCACCGTCGCCAGAGAAAAAGGACTAGAACAATTAGCAGAATTTATCAAATCGTTGAATACCAAAAATGCTGCACCCGCAAACTTGGAAGAAGAAGCAGCGAAGTATATTTCTGAAGACAAAGGAGTTAAAACGGCAGAAGAGGCGCTAAAGGGTGCATCTGATATCCTTGCAGAGGAAATAGCAGAAAAAGCTGATTTACGTGCATATCTGCGTGAATATCTGCTAGAGGAGGGAATATTTGTCTCCCGGATCAAAGATGAACATCCTGAAGGTACAACTAAGTTTGAGATGTACCGCAACTATCAGATTAAAGTTAAGAATATCGCACCCCACAACCTGCTAGCTTTATGTCGGGGTGAAAATGAGGGAGTGTTGAGTTTTGACATTTCCTTTGATGAGGATATGGTGCTTTCCTATTTAGAAGCCCAGGAAATTCGCTCCAAACACCGTCCTATCCGTAACTTTTATCAGGAAATGCTCAAAGATGCCTTCAACCGCCTGATGAAAACTTCTTTAATCAGCGAGGTAATCTCACAGAAGAAACTATACGCTGATGTTGAGTCAATTAAGACATTTGAAGCAAACCTGCGGGAGTTACTGCTGTCTGCACCTGCGGGAATGAAACCAACAATGGCGATCGATCCAGGGTTTAGAACTGGGTGTAAAGTTGCCATTCTCAATGAAACCGGAAAATTTTTGGAGTATCAAGCGGTATTTCCACACCAAGCAGCCGAACAACGTCTGAAAGCGGCACAAATATTGAAAAATCTTATAGAAAAATACAATATAGAGTTAATCGCTATTGGCAATGGTACAGCTTCCCGTGAGACAGACGAGTTTGTCACAGAAGTTTTGCAGACTTTGGAACGTAAACCGATAAAAGTTATAGTTAATGAGTCTGGTGCATCTATATATAGTGCTAGTAAAGTTGCAGCACAAGAATTTCCCGATTTAGATGTTACCGTACGCGGTGCAATTAGCATCGGTCGCCGCTTGCAAGATCCCTTAGCGGAACTAGTGAAAATCGATCCCAAATCTATTGGTGTGGGACAATATCAGCACGACGTAGATCAGAAGTTGCTGAAAAAGAAATTAGACGAAACGGTTGAAAGCTGTGTTAACTACGTCGGTGTAGATTTAAATACTGCTTCTAAAGAACTTTTGACTTTTGTTTCTGGGATTACGCCCACCGTTGCCAACAATATTGTCACCTACCGCAACCAAAACGGAGCCTTTAAAAATCGTCGGGAACTGCTGAAAGTTCCCAAGTTGGGGCCAAAAGCCTTTGAACAAGCAGCAGGTTTTCTGCGGATTCGTAATGGTAAAAATCCCTTAGACAATACTGCTGTACATCCAGAAAGTTATTCAGTAGTGGAAGCGATCGCTACCGACTTAAATGTACCCTTACAACAAGTGACAGAAATTGCCGAAAAACTCAAAAAGGCAAATTTGAAAAAATACGTCACCAAAACCGTAGGTGAACCAACCCTACGCGACATCCTCAAAGAACTAGAAAAACCAGGCAGAGATCCCCGTGCCGAGTTTAAGTATGCCACCTTCCAAGAAGGAATTAAAGAAATTTCTGATCTCAAAGAGGGGATGGAACTAGAAGGTATCGTCACGAATGTTGCTAACTTTGGTGCATTCGTTGATATTGGCGTCCACCAGGATGGTTTAGTGCATATCTCCCAACTTGCAGACAGATTTGTGGATGATCCCAAGAAAATCGTGAAAGTGGGACAAGTCGTGAAAGTGCGAGTGATGGAAGTTAATGAGAAATTGAAGCGGATTGGTTTGTCGATGAAGGGTGTGAAGCAGTAAATTCTCTATTTTCACATCATGTATAAAAATTGTTCGTAGTAAGGACTTTAGTCCTCTTATTTTAAAGCAACGACTCTAGTCGTTACTACGAGATTATATCTAGTGTGTGTATTATTTGTTGCACAAAAGCTACTATCATAAATTGGTAAGTTAAGCTACACGTATGACATGAAACCCACAAATGAACAAACTCAGGGACTTTATCGATTGTGTTACCGACTTACTAATGTCATATATCAGTGAGAAGTCAATCTATGATTCTTCACTGCCACTCCTTAAGTACAAAATGCTCTAGATTATGGGAGTAACGTTTAAATGAGCGGTGCTTTCGATACTTTTATAGGTGTTCTCTCCATCTTATCTACTGTGTTATGGTTGTCATCAGTAGTATACAAACGTCGTAAGAGACTGCTTGTTGAAAATGCTAAGTTTGTAGTAGCTGTGCCAGAGTCTAGATGGAGTGATTCAACCAGTTATTTGGCGGTAATTCCGAGAGAGAGCTTTAAAGATGATAAGGTTAAAGATGGTCGCTCGCCCTTTAAATTTATAGTTATTCGCCCTGAGCTAGAAGGGCTTTATAGGAAAAGAGTTGTAAAAAAAGACTTTGATCATACTAGAAAAAGCACTGTTCGTACCGAAGCTAAGTTGTATGACCTCAAATTAATTAAGGAAACCTATAACCTGGATGACATTTTCATACCTAAAGACAATTATCATAACTTTAAAAATTGGCAAGAGATAGGAGAGATGCTCAGAGAAACTTGGAGAATAGATGCAAAAAATCTCTGAGTACAGAGTTAGCATTGGGGAAATTCGTACTAAAATACCATTTGCCGCTGCTTCTAACATATATTCGGGGTATGTTCAGATGTATGAACAAACAATTCTTAAACTGGAAAATGAAATTAAATCAGGAGAGAGATTTAGTGAAGAACTCAAGCAATTAATTCATGAATATTTGCTTGGTATGGAACTATCTGGAATAGATCCTATTGAAGTAATCAACGAAGTCGATAGCTCAAGACAAAAGAATAAAGAATTAGATTCAGACCTCAAAGTCAGATATAGCTCTCTTCTCCGTGATGCGGAAATTTATTTAGACACAATAGACGAGTATTCGGAGATCATGAAATCTTTGGACAACTTTTAAGGGTAGTTATCTCATGCAAACTACTATCAATATTGATGAAGCCCTTCTCAACGAAGCGTTCCAACTTGCCAATCTTACCAATCAAGAAGAACTCATTAATCTAGCGTTACAGGAATTTGTATGATCGCGCCGCAAGAAAAATCTTCTCGATCTCGCGGGACAAATTCAGTTTGCCCCAGACTTTGACCACAAAACCCTGCGCGAAACTCGTCATGTTGCTGATTGATATATCTGTTTGGATCAGCGTCTTCCGTGATCGCAGTGGTCAAGTTCGTCAGCAACTCGAAACCCTGATTGCTAATCGAGAAGTAATACTCTCCCGATTTACTCAGCTGGAACTGCTTCAAGGTAGCTTGAACGAGCAAGAATGGAGTCTCCTCTCTACGTACCTAGAAACACAAGATGACGTTGAACTTACAGATCAGTCTTGGCAAGCAGCAGCCCACATCTACTTTGACCTGCGCCGTCAAGGGCTTACCGTTCGCAGTCCAATCGACTGCTGCATTGCTCAAGTTGCGCTAGAAAACAATTTACTTTTGGTTCACAATGATCGCGACTTTGAAACTATTGTCCAAGTCCGACCTCTCCAGAGCCTTCGCTTTCAACCTTAAATTCTCTTCGTACTTGAAGGTAATCTATGGGGTAAGCCAGCTAATCGGGTCGAGGAGAGCATTTAACTCCCCCCTCCCACACCACCCATCGTGCGGGTCCGCAATGGGCGGTTCATGAAGACGCGCAAACAACACTGATAGTTAAGCGTATCCTTGAACTTTCATCCAAAGATTCCGAATTGATAACAATCCCTGTTGTTCCAACCATTCATTGGTCATTCCCGTTTGCGTCGCTAACGTTTTCGACAACCGCCAATAACCTTTGCGGCTAATGCCGGTCAAAATTGCATGACGCTTACTTGTCCCCAGTTTGAGCAAGTTAGCAATGCGGGTTCTCGGTCTGCGCCACTGCTTCCAATAGCACATGCGAATCCTTCGCCTTAACCAACCATCTAGCTCTTCAATCGGGGTGTAGTGCTGGGAAATGCCAAAGTAGTTCATCCACCCGCGCAAGTATCGGTTCAATCGCTCGAATCGCTCTGCCATAGAAACGCCCCAACTGCGTGACGTTAAGCCGCGCAATCGATGTTTGAACGCTTGCATGGCAATGTCAGAGGCGAAGATGCGAATCCCTCGGAACGTAAATCCCAGGTAATTCAGATCCTCGATCTTGACCACTCGGCTCTTTTCCCGATTAACCTTCAACTTGAGGACTTGTGTGAGGTAACGGCTGATTTTCACCATCACCCGTTTCCCTGCCCGTCTACTTTTGACCAGAATGACTAGGTCATCTACATAGCGAACAAAGCGATGCCCTCTTGCTTCGAGTTCCTTGTCCAAGTCGTCCAATAAGACATTGGAAAACAAAGGTGAAAGTGGAGAGCCTTGCGGCGTCCCCCATTCGGTCGGTTCAACGGTGCTTCCGACCAAAACTCCGGCTCGCAGGTAACGACCGATTAACCGCAATAGCACTTTATCAGCTACTTTACGGGCGATCCGGGACATCAAGACATCGTGGTTGACAGTATCAAAGAATTTTTCCAGATCCAGATCCACCGCGATGCGGTATCCCGATTTGAGGATCGTTTTCACCTGTCGGATTGCTCCGTGAGCCGAACGATTCGGGCGGCACCCATAGCTTGAGTCAGAAAACTCTGGCTCAAAGATGGGCGATAGTACTTGGAGGATGGCTTGCTGGATTACCCGGTCTACGACACAAGGGACACCTAGCTTTCTTTCTCCCTTGCCCTGGGGCTTGGGAATGACCACCCGCCTGACAGGGCGAGGTTGGTAACTGCCATCGAGTAGGGATTGGCGAATCTCACTCCAATGTTCTCTGGCATAAGCTGGAAAATCCTCTAGGCTCATCCCGTCACTGCCGGGGGCACCCTGGTTGGACTTCACCCTTGCCCATGCCCGCTTGACATTGTCGCGCTCTAAGATTCGCGCCATCAGGTTATCTAAGGCTGGTTCTCTGTCATCACGCCAAACCCGATCTCCCCCGTCCGGGTTCATCAATGGGCTTGAGTTGTTCATCACTCCTCCTTAGTTCGTTCATGTTCAGCCCTTCATCCCAGTGGGACTACTATGGCTTCTGCTGACTTCTGGCGGGCTTAACATCGGGGTTTCCCCCAAATGTGCTGTTCTTGCTGCCTTAGGGTTCTGTGGCTCCCTAGCCGTTTCCAGCTAGACCTCAATCAGACTCCCATCGCAGTGAGAACCGCAACCCGACAGACCTCCCCGGATAAGAGTGTGAACTGTCTCTGCACAACCGCGTCATTTACTGTGTTCCCTGAACCAGAGGGCTTCGTTGTGTTGTGCCAACTCGCCCCAGGACTGTCTCAGCCTTCTATGACGTTTCTGTTCGTCGGCTTGCAGATTTGCCGCTGGCTTCCTTCAGACCCTTCCTCACAGAAGTGCCCTTGCCTTAAGCTAGGAGTTGTCGTCACTCGGCTCCAAGACTTTCGAGCATTTGGACGCTGGTTCTCCTCCAGGGGACTTTCACCCCATTAGTTCACGCCCATGCCGGGCGTACACACTGCGTTGGTGCGGACGGTACAGAGGTTATCGGTAGGTGTTCGAGCTTGTCTGCCGCCGCACAACTGTGCCGTTAGCCTTCTATAAGTTATCTGTCGGAAGATGGTTGAGAGGCTTGTTGGGGGGATGCAATCATTACTCCTTGAGCAGGGCTGTAAAGGCACTTCATTTCTTCTCCGACTACTGGGTGCTGATGCTATTGATTTTACTTTGTTAGCCTATAGAAATTGTCTACTATTGTTAACATTCTAGTTTCATATAAGCAGCTATTAGAAGCAAATTCTCGCTATGCAATCTTTGCTCTTGCGAAACTTAAAATTCACTATTCCAACAGCCCTAGTATTCTTAGCTCTTGGATACATTATTAGTATACCGATGAGCTTTTATCTCGATGCTTATGCAGCAAAATGGCAATTCAATCTCGACCATTCGGGTCTACGTATTGAAACGGAAAGGCTTGATACTCTTAGAAAATTTCAGACTACGGTAGCTCTTGGAAGTGCAATTTTGGGAGTTGTAGTAGCTCAAACAACTTTCGCTATGTGCATATTTGTTGAAAAAGATGATTATAAAAGCGAAGGCTAACCACCCTGCTGGAGCGAACTGACAAGAAATCTTAGTCAAGTTGCGAGTATTATTTGCAGCCGCTCAAGCGAATCGTTAGCTTGCTGCGCGTAGTTTGACGAAAGTTGCGGCATTTTATCAGAATTTAATGCACGACATGAAAACTCAGTATTACACCGCATCCAGCCTTGATGGATTTATCGCTGATTCAAACAATTCACTCGATTGGCTTTTACAATTAGGCAACGTGTCGGAAACCAGCTATCCGCAGTTCTTTAGCGAAGTCGGTGCTATCGCTATGGGTTCAACAACTTATGAGTGGATTTTGAACCATCATAAAATTGAACATGGAGAATACCCGAAAACATGGGTCTATCAGCAACCTACATGGGTTTTCAGTTCACGTACTCTGCCGACGATTGACGGTGCGAATGTTCATTTCGTCAAAGGCGATGTTCAGCCTGTTCACGCAGAAATGGCAAAAGTTGCGGGCGATAAAAACATTTGGCTGGTCGGCGGGGGCGACTTGGCGGGTCAGTTTTTCGATGCGGATTTATTGGACGAAATAATTGTGACGATTGCTTCCGTCACTCTTGGCAGTGGCGCGCCCTTGCTGCCGCGCGTCATCACGACTCCGCCTCTCAAATTGCTATCTGCCACAACTTATGGAACAGCTTTCGCAGAATTGCGCTATGAGATTTGCAGATCAAAAGCATCAACAGCAAGC
Above is a genomic segment from Fischerella sp. JS2 containing:
- a CDS encoding helix-turn-helix transcriptional regulator, translated to MKVRRYVEIKVEGLGAKIRQARKADGRSVEVLAGEAQISRAYWHDIEAERIRDTLPEDTLRKIERVLNIDLGVKFDD
- a CDS encoding type II toxin-antitoxin system VapB family antitoxin, which encodes MQTTINIDEALLNEAFQLANLTNQEELINLALQEFV
- a CDS encoding aspartoacylase yields the protein MSCQSIKKVAVIGGTHGNELTGVYLIKKFQKFPQLIERANFTTLTLLANPKAVEVGRRYIDTDLNRCFQPEDLQNPHLINYEQIRAKQIAQHLHQEKVDFIIDLHSSTAHMGVTIILNNDNSFLLHLAAYLSTVNPLVKILQYSQKQKPSYLRSLCELGLAIEVGPVPQGVLNGYLFLQTELVLCQILDYIQNNNQGIKQPIDNSFLIYKQVETIDYPRNEQGELKAMVAPQLKDYEPLYPNSPMFLGFDGQEISYQGNSICYPVFLAEAAYLEKQIAMCLTIQQQVTLSDNFGE
- a CDS encoding DUF4278 domain-containing protein — encoded protein: MALLFLIPLFTGLVTAYIFKKSTDEIGQIIGVVAAVSLVLGLILAPWQVQLLLLVVVLVSTKKLLQQNEYKLKQQEKEQEQFNNGYNQEVISSQAPKIEHEATHKYRGSYYQATDVSVEVQEGEIIGRYRGLPWRMHQVVNTPRSME
- a CDS encoding LysR family transcriptional regulator; translation: MEIQRLQDFELRHLRYFIAVAENKNCSISEVAEELHMAQPNLSQQLKDLETKLKVKLFDRQKRPLRLTNAGVEFLKQARLILAQVNHAIETAQQASQGTIGRLIVGFNSSVSNSVLPDLLRKFRNYFPKVKLILQERTAYSLIEGLQTQQIDIGLMHWSSLNSQDETLCVKKIQEESLVLALPENHPFVTQQEISLKSLSDESFILPPSHLPYSLYESIVSFWKQIEFVPKEIQEATLMLTILSLVAGGVGVALLPANAQNIGRKGVIYRAIQEQTPTLEIVAVWRRDRSSTVLQNFLEVIQTIAT
- a CDS encoding Tex family protein; its protein translation is MLNIPQLLATELNLKAYQVQNALELLAEGATIPFIARYRKERTGEMNEVQLRDLADRHTYLTELEERKSVILNAIAEQGKLTDELKAKITACLQKTELEDLYLPFRPKRRTRATVAREKGLEQLAEFIKSLNTKNAAPANLEEEAAKYISEDKGVKTAEEALKGASDILAEEIAEKADLRAYLREYLLEEGIFVSRIKDEHPEGTTKFEMYRNYQIKVKNIAPHNLLALCRGENEGVLSFDISFDEDMVLSYLEAQEIRSKHRPIRNFYQEMLKDAFNRLMKTSLISEVISQKKLYADVESIKTFEANLRELLLSAPAGMKPTMAIDPGFRTGCKVAILNETGKFLEYQAVFPHQAAEQRLKAAQILKNLIEKYNIELIAIGNGTASRETDEFVTEVLQTLERKPIKVIVNESGASIYSASKVAAQEFPDLDVTVRGAISIGRRLQDPLAELVKIDPKSIGVGQYQHDVDQKLLKKKLDETVESCVNYVGVDLNTASKELLTFVSGITPTVANNIVTYRNQNGAFKNRRELLKVPKLGPKAFEQAAGFLRIRNGKNPLDNTAVHPESYSVVEAIATDLNVPLQQVTEIAEKLKKANLKKYVTKTVGEPTLRDILKELEKPGRDPRAEFKYATFQEGIKEISDLKEGMELEGIVTNVANFGAFVDIGVHQDGLVHISQLADRFVDDPKKIVKVGQVVKVRVMEVNEKLKRIGLSMKGVKQ
- a CDS encoding site-2 protease family protein — encoded protein: MNNTIRVGNLFGIPFYIHPSWFLVLGLVTWSYSGGLVAQFPQLGAGLALLLGLMTALLLFSSVVAHELGHSFVAMRQGIDVKSITLFIFGGLASLEKESKTPAEAFWVAIAGPLVSLILFGIFTAIGFGTAVSGPLAAILTVVATVNLALALFNLIPGLPLDGGNILKAIVWKITGNPYKGVVFASRVGQIFGWIAIASGLLPLILFGSFASFWNLLIGFFLLQNAGNAAQFARVQEQLTGLTAADAVTLDSPIVFAHLTLREFADERLFKWQNWNRFLVTDDNGQLLGTINIDDLRSIPVGQWTATQIKQIMRPIEASSTVKSDQPLLEVIQRLEQQRLSSLAVIRDNGILVGILEKAAIINLLQNRMQTNPA
- the vapC gene encoding type II toxin-antitoxin system VapC family toxin, which codes for MPQTLTTKPCAKLVMLLIDISVWISVFRDRSGQVRQQLETLIANREVILSRFTQLELLQGSLNEQEWSLLSTYLETQDDVELTDQSWQAAAHIYFDLRRQGLTVRSPIDCCIAQVALENNLLLVHNDRDFETIVQVRPLQSLRFQP